In Blautia sp. SC05B48, a single genomic region encodes these proteins:
- a CDS encoding substrate-binding domain-containing protein, whose product MKKKVISAILCGAMVLGTVCPVLAADDKSEDTKTEAAAGDSAKGKKIALVGKAAGNAFFEIAAKSFQETVEAEGGEVQVVYPETATADAQIKVLDNLISQDFDAICISANDVNALQAKLEEAMDEGIKVSSFDSAPNKDSREIFVNQAGTKEVAQALMDAVLDISGGEGQFAILSATSQSANQNAWIDAMKTIMEGDDKYSKLELVDVVYGDDEPQKSTDQTAALLQNYKDLKVICAPTTVGIAAAAKYLQDNGSSCKLTGLGLPSEMQEYTGDDDSHSCPYFYLWDMQGLGKLSAYTTISLINGDITGAKDDKFTAGDLGDYTVTEADDGGTEVVLGAPLKFDTSNIEEMAKLY is encoded by the coding sequence ATGAAAAAAAAGGTAATTAGCGCAATCCTTTGTGGAGCAATGGTTCTTGGTACAGTTTGCCCGGTTCTTGCAGCAGATGACAAATCCGAAGATACTAAGACAGAAGCAGCAGCTGGCGATTCCGCAAAAGGCAAAAAGATCGCTCTGGTTGGTAAAGCAGCCGGTAACGCATTCTTCGAGATCGCAGCGAAATCTTTCCAGGAGACAGTAGAGGCTGAAGGTGGCGAGGTTCAGGTCGTTTATCCTGAGACAGCTACAGCTGATGCACAGATCAAGGTTCTTGACAACCTGATTTCCCAGGACTTCGATGCAATCTGTATCTCCGCTAACGATGTTAACGCTCTTCAGGCTAAGCTTGAGGAAGCTATGGATGAGGGAATCAAAGTATCTTCCTTCGACTCCGCACCGAACAAAGACAGCCGTGAGATTTTCGTAAACCAGGCTGGTACAAAAGAAGTTGCTCAGGCACTTATGGATGCAGTTCTTGATATTTCCGGTGGTGAGGGACAGTTCGCTATCCTTTCCGCTACATCTCAGTCCGCTAACCAGAACGCATGGATCGATGCAATGAAGACTATCATGGAAGGCGACGACAAATACAGCAAGCTTGAGCTTGTAGACGTTGTATACGGTGATGATGAGCCACAGAAATCCACAGACCAGACAGCAGCTCTTCTTCAGAACTATAAGGATCTGAAAGTTATCTGCGCACCTACAACAGTTGGTATCGCAGCAGCAGCTAAATATCTTCAGGATAACGGATCTTCCTGCAAGCTGACAGGACTTGGACTTCCATCTGAGATGCAGGAGTACACAGGTGATGATGATTCTCATTCCTGCCCATACTTCTATCTGTGGGATATGCAGGGCCTTGGAAAACTCAGTGCTTACACAACAATCTCTCTGATCAACGGCGACATCACAGGTGCTAAAGATGACAAGTTCACAGCTGGTGACCTTGGTGACTACACAGTAACAGAGGCAGATGACGGCGGTACAGAGGTTGTTCTTGGTGCACCTCTGAAATTCGATACAAGCAACATCGAGGAGATGGCTAAGCTGTACTAA
- a CDS encoding ABC transporter permease translates to MAGKSGRSINNVPENPMKHIIFSWEGILVILFILVNIFCASFSEFYNMKSVLRQMPVYLAEVFMMFPMAYILVLGEIDISVGAIVCLSATLSCMVCNTNAPFIVVVLTALVVGALCGAVNGFILTRFKELPPMIVTLATQIIFRGIAEVTLGAGGSIAITNTDGFRAIGGKVGNVPYILFLVLILGVIFAIFLGKSTFGRRTYAIGTNRVAAYYAGVHVEKIRFIIYTIMGLMSGLCAVFLVSSSYGANTTTGNGFEMDAIAMAVFGGISSTGGKGNLAGGIISAFIIVCLRVGLGQKNVNAQVILLIIGVLLVAAVALPNIIGDVKKAVAMKKN, encoded by the coding sequence ATGGCTGGAAAATCTGGAAGAAGTATTAACAATGTGCCGGAAAATCCGATGAAACACATCATATTCAGTTGGGAAGGCATCCTGGTCATTCTCTTTATCCTGGTAAATATTTTCTGCGCATCATTTTCTGAGTTTTATAATATGAAGAGTGTTCTTCGTCAGATGCCGGTTTACCTTGCAGAGGTATTCATGATGTTCCCGATGGCGTACATCCTGGTATTAGGCGAGATCGATATTTCCGTAGGTGCGATCGTGTGTCTCTCCGCTACCTTAAGCTGTATGGTCTGCAACACAAACGCTCCGTTCATTGTAGTAGTACTTACAGCACTGGTTGTTGGTGCCCTCTGTGGTGCGGTTAACGGATTTATCCTTACCCGTTTCAAGGAGCTGCCTCCAATGATCGTAACACTGGCAACACAGATCATCTTCCGTGGTATCGCTGAGGTAACACTTGGAGCCGGCGGAAGTATTGCAATCACAAACACAGACGGCTTCCGTGCCATCGGTGGAAAGGTTGGAAATGTTCCATATATTCTTTTCCTGGTACTGATCCTTGGTGTGATCTTTGCAATCTTCCTTGGAAAGAGCACATTCGGACGCCGTACATATGCGATCGGAACAAACCGTGTGGCAGCTTATTACGCAGGTGTCCACGTAGAGAAGATCCGTTTCATCATCTATACAATTATGGGGCTTATGTCTGGACTTTGTGCAGTGTTCCTGGTATCCTCTTCCTACGGTGCAAACACAACGACCGGTAACGGATTTGAGATGGATGCCATCGCAATGGCAGTATTCGGAGGTATCTCCTCCACAGGTGGTAAAGGAAACCTGGCCGGCGGTATCATTTCTGCATTCATCATCGTATGCTTACGAGTTGGCCTTGGACAGAAGAACGTAAATGCACAGGTGATCCTTCTCATCATCGGTGTACTTCTGGTAGCAGCAGTAGCTCTTCCGAATATCATCGGCGATGTGAAAAAAGCAGTCGCAATGAAGAAAAACTAA
- a CDS encoding ABC transporter permease: MEKKSVIKKITGSREALLAIIVVVLFAVVTVISPSFLTPKSLMEMLKNNAVTMVMSLGMLCVMLVGGIDISIMSTLALSGMSIGMLLKYGHITSTLLAFIIAMAIGIACGLVVGLVISRANVPPIIATMGFMYIYRAMGYLVSHGGEWASAAALGEFKNFATTSFLGINKVIWVIIVCYVVFFFFMKWTRTGRRIYAVGSNASAAQVSGINAKNINLLVYVIMGFLAGLGGALQVSVYASAMPDMQYGGEMDVIAACVIGGVSMSGGRGTVVGAFLGSIILATIAKALPLVGISSLWQNMIKGVIILVVVVINVVLQRIADKNALKGREM; the protein is encoded by the coding sequence ATGGAAAAGAAATCTGTTATCAAGAAGATTACAGGCTCCCGAGAGGCTCTGCTGGCAATTATCGTGGTCGTGCTGTTTGCCGTTGTCACAGTGATCAGCCCGTCATTCCTTACGCCGAAGTCACTCATGGAGATGCTGAAAAATAATGCAGTAACAATGGTAATGTCACTTGGTATGCTGTGTGTCATGCTGGTAGGCGGAATCGATATTTCCATCATGTCAACTCTGGCACTTTCCGGTATGTCCATCGGTATGCTCCTGAAATATGGACATATTACAAGTACATTACTTGCTTTCATCATTGCAATGGCGATCGGTATTGCCTGCGGACTGGTTGTAGGTCTTGTGATCTCAAGAGCAAACGTTCCGCCTATCATTGCAACCATGGGCTTTATGTACATCTACAGAGCAATGGGTTATCTTGTTTCCCACGGTGGTGAATGGGCAAGTGCCGCAGCTCTCGGTGAGTTTAAGAATTTTGCAACAACCAGCTTCCTTGGCATCAACAAGGTTATCTGGGTGATCATCGTATGCTACGTGGTATTCTTCTTCTTTATGAAATGGACAAGAACGGGACGAAGGATCTACGCAGTAGGAAGTAATGCAAGCGCAGCACAGGTTTCCGGTATCAATGCAAAGAATATCAACCTTCTTGTATATGTGATCATGGGATTCCTCGCAGGTCTTGGCGGAGCACTTCAGGTATCTGTTTATGCTTCTGCAATGCCTGATATGCAGTACGGCGGTGAGATGGATGTTATCGCAGCCTGCGTTATCGGTGGTGTAAGCATGAGTGGTGGACGTGGAACCGTAGTAGGTGCATTCCTCGGTTCCATTATCCTTGCAACGATCGCAAAAGCTCTTCCGCTTGTAGGTATCAGTTCACTGTGGCAGAACATGATCAAGGGTGTTATCATCCTGGTAGTAGTTGTGATCAACGTTGTTCTGCAGAGAATCGCAGATAAAAACGCATTAAAGGGAAGGGAGATGTAA
- a CDS encoding sugar ABC transporter ATP-binding protein has protein sequence MSEYVLELKGITKIFPGVKALNNVQFQLKPGEVHALMGENGAGKSTFIKVITGVHKAEEGEMFLNGQKVDFKGPKDAQEAGIAAVYQHPTSYPHLTVAENIFMGHEIIKHHMIQWKEMNQEANKYLGELDADFDATAEMGTLSVAQQQMVEIAKALSTNAKIIILDEPTAALTRNESEKLYTLVDKLKENGVSIIFISHRFEDMYRLASRVTVFRDSQYIGTYDVDGITNADLIKAMVGREINDLFPKPEVELGDEMLRIEHLSRTGFFKDVSFNVHAGEIVGLTGLVGAGRTEVMEAVCGITRPDEGKVFLEGKEVYIKTPSEAMEKGIILLPEDRQKQGLVMSWGLGRNVTLPIISKYAKSGFNDEKAERELSKKLLEEVDTKAVDIFQPASSLSGGNQQKVVVAKALAQEMKVVIMDEPTKGVDVGAKAEIYAIMGDLAKKGYAIILISSEMPEILGMADRIIVMCNGRKTGELNRGEATQEGILELSMEKSTGKGTK, from the coding sequence GTGTCAGAATATGTTCTTGAATTAAAAGGTATTACGAAGATATTCCCCGGTGTCAAAGCTCTGAATAATGTACAGTTCCAGCTCAAGCCTGGTGAGGTTCACGCGCTGATGGGTGAGAATGGTGCTGGTAAATCTACGTTTATCAAGGTTATTACCGGAGTACATAAAGCAGAAGAAGGTGAGATGTTCCTGAACGGACAGAAGGTTGACTTCAAGGGTCCGAAGGATGCTCAGGAGGCAGGTATTGCAGCCGTATATCAGCATCCGACATCATATCCGCACCTTACAGTTGCAGAAAATATTTTTATGGGTCACGAGATCATCAAACATCATATGATCCAGTGGAAAGAGATGAATCAGGAGGCGAACAAGTACTTAGGTGAGCTGGATGCAGATTTTGATGCAACCGCTGAGATGGGAACTCTTTCTGTTGCACAGCAGCAGATGGTTGAGATCGCCAAAGCACTTTCCACAAATGCAAAGATCATCATTCTGGATGAGCCTACAGCAGCACTTACCAGAAACGAGTCCGAGAAGCTTTACACACTGGTTGACAAGCTGAAAGAGAATGGTGTTTCCATTATCTTTATCTCCCATCGTTTCGAAGATATGTACCGTCTGGCTTCCAGAGTTACCGTATTCCGTGATTCCCAGTACATTGGAACCTATGATGTAGATGGAATCACAAACGCAGATCTGATCAAGGCAATGGTTGGCCGTGAGATCAATGATCTGTTCCCGAAACCGGAAGTTGAGTTGGGAGATGAGATGCTCCGTATCGAACATCTTTCCAGAACAGGATTTTTCAAGGATGTTTCTTTCAATGTACATGCAGGCGAGATCGTAGGTCTTACAGGTCTGGTTGGTGCAGGACGTACAGAGGTTATGGAAGCTGTCTGTGGAATCACCCGTCCGGACGAAGGAAAGGTTTTCCTTGAGGGAAAAGAGGTTTATATCAAGACTCCTTCCGAAGCAATGGAAAAAGGTATTATCCTTCTTCCTGAGGACAGACAGAAGCAGGGCCTTGTCATGAGCTGGGGACTTGGAAGAAACGTAACACTTCCGATCATCAGCAAATATGCAAAATCCGGATTCAATGACGAGAAAGCAGAAAGAGAGCTTTCCAAGAAGCTTCTTGAAGAAGTAGATACCAAGGCTGTTGATATTTTCCAGCCTGCAAGTTCACTGTCCGGTGGTAACCAGCAGAAGGTTGTTGTTGCCAAGGCACTTGCTCAGGAAATGAAGGTCGTTATCATGGATGAGCCGACAAAGGGTGTCGATGTTGGTGCAAAAGCCGAGATCTATGCGATCATGGGAGATCTTGCGAAGAAGGGCTATGCGATTATCCTGATTTCTTCCGAGATGCCGGAGATCCTGGGTATGGCAGACCGTATCATCGTTATGTGTAATGGCCGTAAGACAGGAGAACTGAACAGAGGAGAGGCAACACAGGAAGGAATCCTTGAGCTGTCCATGGAAAAGAGCACTGGAAAGGGGACTAAATAA
- a CDS encoding response regulator transcription factor — protein sequence MKLLIVDDEELTRTGLISSIDWDSLGITEILQADDGVNGLEMAKLYKPEIILCDVRMPRMTGIAMLERLEKFLPDSIPIFMSGYSDKEYLKAAIKLKAINYIEKPLHPEEVQAAVLEAQTLYKQKLRSHRGEAIHSQEIATRLAQQLTLPPSDNNKIAALCLELGQSELLENGMNFTSVIVKLNGSVEASGIFLEDLQNDISRFLEHYHLKCLFAEKRVQYLVHHIYGRNALSPTTLSAVGSYISRQYDTCGKHLIAAGNTVTDIFRVYQSYASAVILLQNCFFFPEKTFLTENAIRRLSPKGPVPDFLQSPENTFSKYLLAGEEEHCSQFLDELFRYYSCNHTFMPNQIRDLYYQLFNTLSASRKKNQLETELHEKQDLIVDTLNNAFTYEELHKALKEKTAQYFEDAKNSQPENSTIFMIKDYISRNYMNDTLSVKDISGHVYLSASYVCTFFKSETGQTLNQYLTEYRMEKAKQLLSDPRYKISEISSKVGYTDGNYFGKSFKKYSGFSPSEYREKMS from the coding sequence ATGAAATTACTGATCGTTGATGACGAAGAACTTACGCGTACCGGGCTGATCTCATCTATCGACTGGGATTCTCTGGGGATCACCGAGATCCTTCAGGCAGACGATGGTGTGAACGGACTGGAAATGGCCAAACTGTATAAACCGGAGATCATTCTCTGCGATGTACGGATGCCACGGATGACCGGCATTGCCATGCTGGAACGTCTGGAAAAATTCCTGCCGGACAGTATCCCTATCTTTATGAGCGGATATTCTGACAAAGAGTATCTGAAAGCTGCCATCAAACTAAAAGCCATCAATTACATCGAAAAGCCTCTGCATCCCGAGGAAGTACAGGCTGCAGTTCTGGAAGCGCAGACTCTTTACAAACAAAAGCTCCGCTCCCATCGTGGCGAAGCGATCCATTCCCAGGAAATCGCCACCCGGCTGGCACAACAGCTGACTCTTCCACCTTCCGATAACAACAAAATTGCAGCTCTCTGTCTGGAGCTGGGACAGTCGGAACTTCTTGAGAACGGCATGAATTTTACCTCTGTGATCGTGAAGCTCAATGGATCTGTGGAGGCCTCCGGCATTTTCCTGGAAGATCTCCAGAACGACATTTCCCGTTTTCTGGAGCATTACCATCTGAAATGTCTTTTTGCGGAAAAAAGGGTTCAGTATCTGGTTCACCATATATATGGAAGAAATGCACTTTCCCCGACTACCCTTTCCGCAGTGGGAAGCTATATTTCCAGACAATATGACACCTGCGGAAAGCATCTGATCGCAGCCGGAAATACCGTAACGGATATTTTCAGGGTTTATCAGTCCTACGCTTCTGCCGTGATCCTTCTGCAGAACTGTTTTTTCTTTCCGGAAAAAACATTTCTGACGGAAAATGCCATCCGCCGGCTTTCCCCGAAGGGACCGGTTCCGGATTTCCTGCAGTCACCGGAAAATACTTTTTCCAAATATCTCCTGGCCGGAGAAGAAGAACACTGTTCTCAGTTTCTTGATGAGCTTTTCCGGTATTACAGCTGCAATCACACATTTATGCCCAACCAGATCCGTGATCTTTATTACCAGCTGTTTAATACACTTTCGGCTTCCCGTAAAAAAAATCAGCTGGAAACCGAACTTCATGAAAAGCAGGATCTGATTGTGGATACGTTAAACAACGCCTTCACCTACGAAGAGCTTCACAAAGCTCTGAAAGAAAAAACCGCCCAGTATTTTGAAGATGCGAAAAATTCCCAGCCGGAAAATTCCACGATCTTTATGATCAAGGATTATATCAGCCGGAACTATATGAACGATACACTTTCCGTAAAAGATATCAGCGGCCATGTATACCTTTCCGCATCTTATGTATGCACTTTTTTCAAAAGTGAGACCGGACAGACTCTCAATCAATATCTGACAGAATACCGAATGGAAAAGGCCAAGCAGCTGCTTTCCGATCCCAGATACAAGATTTCCGAGATTTCTTCCAAGGTAGGCTATACGGATGGTAATTACTTCGGAAAAAGCTTCAAAAAATACTCCGGCTTTTCCCCGTCTGAATACCGGGAGAAAATGTCATGA
- a CDS encoding sensor histidine kinase: MRALWRRFKNGYLNLNLQTKFTIALISIVVVPACLIAFLFYGRLYSMVVSNTIRQEQDASAKTAPLIERTMDTILATTRNITGQNFFQELFYMPVSDSAEQLAASNHATDFKNAVQRLTTDSIVTDVQIYVDFPDDLKALDTYPNTENILAPLSQAKGTYWYGIFQGNRNTQEMFCPSFYLGPREKKNYGDMAYICPLSLYYHSTAYKAYLAVYYSDDKLTSILSDNLSLEGSVSYIVNERDAIVATSDLSLSGIYQLDYDTIKASFMSSNNFIERNILDTKVYAGFYSISNTDWFMVTVLPSPPLIHESNRLMIQIVLIYAVFLVLALIFANVLAHSITGRLSSVIRQMQTVRHGPPTPMESPQAHDEIGNLIDTYNYMTRKMEELMEKQAKAAEDLRIAEFNSLQAQINPHFLYNTMDMINWMALQGQTDEISHAVQSLSRFYKLTLSRKKGISTIARELEHVTIYVQLQNMRYHDSIELITDIPDELSEYQIPKLTLQPVVENSILHGILEKESKSGTIVITGWMENEDVVLLISDDGVGISPEILSTILSGKGKSQSGGTNIAVYNTHRRLQILYGTDYGLTYSSKPGEGTEVEIRFPAHREK; encoded by the coding sequence ATGAGGGCCCTCTGGCGCCGTTTCAAAAACGGCTACCTGAATTTAAACCTGCAGACAAAATTCACCATTGCGCTGATCAGCATTGTGGTAGTTCCTGCATGTCTTATCGCCTTTCTTTTTTATGGGCGACTTTATAGCATGGTGGTTTCCAATACCATCCGGCAGGAACAGGATGCCTCCGCAAAAACTGCACCTCTGATCGAACGGACTATGGATACGATTCTCGCTACTACCCGTAATATTACAGGACAGAATTTTTTTCAGGAACTTTTTTATATGCCGGTCAGCGATTCAGCAGAACAGCTTGCAGCATCTAACCATGCCACTGATTTTAAAAATGCCGTTCAGCGTCTGACCACCGATTCCATTGTTACCGATGTACAGATCTATGTGGATTTTCCTGATGATCTGAAGGCACTGGATACTTATCCCAACACTGAGAATATCCTTGCCCCCTTAAGTCAGGCGAAAGGTACCTACTGGTACGGTATCTTTCAGGGAAACCGTAACACCCAGGAAATGTTCTGTCCTTCCTTCTATCTTGGTCCCAGGGAAAAAAAGAATTATGGTGATATGGCATATATTTGTCCTTTGAGCCTTTATTATCACTCCACTGCTTATAAGGCTTATCTGGCAGTGTATTATTCTGATGACAAGCTTACTTCCATTCTTTCCGACAATCTATCTCTGGAGGGAAGTGTTTCATATATTGTAAACGAACGTGATGCCATTGTTGCTACCTCAGATCTGTCATTATCCGGAATCTACCAACTGGATTACGACACCATCAAGGCTTCCTTTATGTCTTCCAATAACTTCATTGAACGGAACATTCTGGACACAAAGGTTTATGCCGGTTTTTACAGTATTTCCAATACGGACTGGTTTATGGTGACGGTCCTGCCTTCCCCGCCGCTGATACATGAGAGCAACCGGCTGATGATCCAGATCGTACTGATCTATGCAGTTTTTCTGGTTCTGGCACTTATTTTTGCCAATGTACTGGCTCATTCCATTACCGGAAGACTTTCTTCTGTGATCCGGCAGATGCAGACCGTCCGCCACGGCCCGCCTACTCCTATGGAAAGTCCACAGGCACATGATGAGATCGGTAATCTTATCGATACCTACAACTATATGACTCGAAAAATGGAAGAACTGATGGAGAAGCAGGCTAAGGCTGCCGAAGATCTCCGGATCGCAGAATTCAATTCCCTCCAGGCACAGATCAATCCACATTTTCTTTATAACACCATGGATATGATCAACTGGATGGCACTGCAGGGACAGACCGATGAGATCAGTCACGCAGTACAAAGCCTTTCCCGTTTTTATAAGCTGACCCTGAGCCGCAAAAAGGGAATCTCTACCATTGCAAGGGAGCTGGAGCATGTAACCATCTACGTGCAACTCCAGAATATGCGCTACCATGACAGCATTGAGCTGATCACGGATATCCCGGATGAGCTTTCAGAATACCAGATTCCGAAACTGACTCTTCAGCCTGTTGTGGAAAATTCCATTCTCCACGGGATCCTGGAAAAAGAATCAAAATCCGGAACTATTGTTATTACCGGATGGATGGAAAATGAGGATGTTGTTCTTCTGATTTCTGATGACGGTGTTGGGATTTCGCCAGAAATCCTGTCAACTATCCTTTCCGGAAAGGGAAAAAGCCAGTCCGGAGGCACAAATATCGCAGTTTATAATACCCACCGGAGGCTCCAGATTCTCTATGGAACTGATTACGGACTTACTTATTCCAGCAAGCCTGGAGAGGGTACGGAGGTTGAAATCCGGTTCCCTGCACATCGTGAAAAGTAA
- a CDS encoding DUF3783 domain-containing protein, which produces MNTQPTALLYNFKDPERLRHIRRYLNRQKVKTRIVTAPEFLHPLGYLFEIPGFHPSSQFNLGINFNDEMIVLKDFSSAQMDGFLAFFRENQLPPVALKAMLTPVTQHWSSVQLHDELLKEHSLMHKK; this is translated from the coding sequence ATGAATACACAGCCGACAGCACTTTTATATAATTTCAAGGATCCAGAACGGCTTCGCCATATCCGCCGCTATCTGAACCGACAGAAGGTTAAGACACGGATTGTCACAGCACCGGAATTTCTTCATCCGCTTGGATATCTTTTTGAGATTCCGGGATTTCATCCCTCCTCCCAGTTTAATCTGGGAATCAATTTCAACGATGAAATGATCGTACTGAAGGATTTTTCCAGTGCACAGATGGATGGTTTTCTTGCTTTTTTCCGTGAAAACCAGCTCCCGCCTGTTGCACTGAAGGCCATGCTCACACCGGTAACTCAGCACTGGTCTTCCGTCCAGCTGCACGATGAGCTTCTCAAAGAGCACTCACTTATGCATAAAAAATAA
- a CDS encoding arabinose isomerase codes for MLVNTKAKVGVFSIALGAYLPQFPSLVPEFEAQYDAFKKTLPGTVEIIDGGMVTTKEQAMEAGDKFRAADVDLVFLQMLTYATSYNMLPAIRDLDVPVVLVNVQKLKALDYEHTDIASWLGEGYACGAVGEAVADLERAGKRHAVITGVVEGGDPSVQAEIEDWCKAAQVRRRFRETNIAQIGRPYPGMMDLYIDETNLYNRMFLYTKQFDWEKMWAIADDITDEEAIRAKAQDILDTFDIEGGGTIEKVWDMAKYVVAFEKWVKDEHLGMIASHYDGFAQGKAGVLDSMLIPAFSMLIKQGTACAVEGDMKVAMAMSILKTISGTGQLSEMYSIDFNDDICIIGHSGSGDADISDKKPTMKIVKVFHGKTGGGYLTQFYPYTGPVTYLAITQDKDGNFKFVVAEGVNEEGPILSFGDTNMRTRFTCGAREFVNRWSEAGPTHHMAAATGRHIDTILKVAKIFNVPVDIVTR; via the coding sequence ATGTTAGTTAACACAAAGGCAAAAGTTGGTGTATTTTCAATTGCTTTAGGTGCATACCTTCCGCAGTTCCCGTCTCTTGTACCGGAATTTGAAGCACAGTATGATGCGTTCAAGAAAACACTTCCGGGTACAGTAGAGATCATCGACGGTGGAATGGTTACCACAAAAGAGCAGGCTATGGAAGCTGGGGACAAATTCCGTGCAGCAGATGTTGATCTTGTATTTCTTCAGATGCTGACCTATGCAACATCCTACAACATGCTTCCTGCAATCCGTGATCTTGATGTTCCGGTCGTTCTTGTGAACGTTCAGAAATTGAAAGCGCTGGATTATGAGCACACTGACATTGCCTCCTGGCTGGGTGAAGGCTATGCATGCGGTGCTGTAGGCGAGGCAGTTGCTGACCTTGAGAGAGCAGGCAAGAGACATGCGGTTATCACAGGCGTTGTAGAAGGCGGAGATCCGTCAGTTCAGGCTGAGATCGAAGACTGGTGCAAGGCTGCTCAGGTAAGAAGAAGATTCCGTGAAACTAACATTGCACAGATCGGAAGACCATATCCGGGTATGATGGATCTGTATATTGATGAGACAAACCTCTATAACAGAATGTTCCTCTACACAAAACAGTTTGACTGGGAGAAGATGTGGGCGATCGCTGATGATATCACAGACGAGGAAGCAATCCGTGCAAAGGCACAGGATATCCTTGATACATTCGATATTGAGGGCGGCGGCACGATCGAGAAAGTATGGGATATGGCCAAATACGTTGTTGCTTTTGAGAAATGGGTAAAAGACGAGCATCTTGGAATGATCGCTTCCCATTACGACGGATTTGCACAGGGTAAAGCCGGTGTCCTTGACAGTATGCTGATCCCGGCATTCTCCATGCTGATCAAACAGGGTACTGCATGTGCGGTAGAGGGTGACATGAAGGTTGCCATGGCAATGAGTATCTTAAAGACAATTTCCGGTACAGGTCAGCTTTCTGAGATGTACTCCATCGACTTCAACGATGATATCTGTATTATCGGACATTCCGGAAGCGGTGACGCGGACATCTCTGACAAGAAGCCAACCATGAAGATCGTAAAAGTATTCCATGGCAAAACAGGCGGCGGATATCTGACACAGTTCTATCCGTACACAGGTCCGGTGACATACCTTGCGATCACCCAGGATAAAGACGGAAACTTTAAATTCGTTGTAGCTGAGGGCGTAAACGAGGAGGGACCGATTCTTTCCTTTGGTGATACAAACATGAGAACACGCTTCACATGCGGAGCAAGAGAGTTTGTTAACCGCTGGAGCGAGGCTGGCCCGACACATCATATGGCAGCTGCTACAGGAAGACACATCGATACGATCCTGAAGGTCGCAAAAATCTTTAACGTACCGGTAGATATCGTGACAAGATAA